In Perognathus longimembris pacificus isolate PPM17 chromosome 3, ASM2315922v1, whole genome shotgun sequence, a single window of DNA contains:
- the LOC125347810 gene encoding basic proline-rich protein-like, whose protein sequence is MAHSASSRPAARPALPGLGAPASPGAGKGISIPRSCPQGRSFRTNSPGSPSPRAFQLRALTRERGAHGGRRRPCGPPADPSTLRVGAPTARPPRQLPEGDTERGCGRGDPGGPRPRGERAAAAMETRTRRGPGGCRAAPGLPPPTPAPASPTHPEPDAEPRPRRPPAAGAGVGPAGAALTPGGEQQRGQGQRPRAGPHRLRRGAGPGEAAPRRSFQKASGKPSGRDRLSTAASGLPAHPGSAPRPRRGGAQAAGPSRGAAAPALAPPPRSPARRGPPPPGARARRPPAGRVPHPGHPCGPRNPPRGSRTRGQRDWEGGGSAPRDRAPSRRQPRRAGERRRSGHAQAASAPRPARPSPGPASPPPGRRAPPRPTRRPGRGGARRAALASRPPGTLGAPRALHVPVPAPAPPSGRPPRPRHAAPARLREGEAPRLPSADVIGSVHSPAPASPAPPAPSSRPALAQPQGNRFPAPRAWPPAHGLVEGEAHLSPSPGAIRERRRPGRPGTARLFSGPAPAPPCAPLPQPCAPLSGLHPLPALRPPPRCSNKADFTAEMAPGSWQWPQHWVTSSG, encoded by the coding sequence ATGGCGCACTCAGCCAGCTCCAGGCCCGCGGCCCGTCCTGCTCTGCCCGGCCTCGGAGCCCCAGCCTCTCCTGGGGCGGGAAAGGGCATCTCCATTCCCCGCAGCTGTCCCCAGGGGCGTTCGTTCCGGACAAACAGCCCCGGCTCTCCAAGCCCCCGCGCGTTCCAGCTGCGCGCGCTCACTCGGGAGCGCGGAGCGCACGGCGGGCGCCGGCGTCCGTGTGGCCCTCCAGCCGATCCATCCACCCTCCGGGTGGGCGCTCCCACCGCGCGGCCCCCGCGCCAGCTTCCGGAAGGCGACACGGAACGCGGCTGCGGGAGGGGAGACCCGGGAGGGCCGCGTCCCCGCGGGGAGCGAGCTGCAGCCGCCATGGAGACGCGGACGCGCCGCGGGCCGGGAGGCTGCAGGGCGGCGCCGGGCCTCCCGCCCCCCACGccggccccggcctcccccaCGCACCCCGAGCCCGACGCGGAGCCGCGGCCCCGCCGCCCACCTGCTGCCGGCGCGGGCGTCGGTCCGGCGGGCGCCGCACTTACCCCAGGAGGCGAGCAGCAGCGCGGCCAGGGGCAGCGGCCCCGCGCGGGCCCGCATCGTctccggcggggcgcggggccgggcgaggCTGCTCCGCGCCGATCCTTCCAGAAAGCCTCAGGGAAGCCCTCGGGCCGGGACCGGCTCAGCACCGCGGCCAGCGGCCTCCCCGCCCACCCGGGCTCAGCACCGCGGCCGCGTCGCGGGGGGGCCCAGGCGGCCGGGCCGTCGAGGGGGGCCGCGGCGCCCGCCCTCGCCCCTCCTCCTCGGAGCCCGGCCCGGcgggggccgccgccgcccggagCTCGGGCCCGGCGCCCCCCGGCTGGGCGCGTCCCTCACCCGGGCCACCCGTGCGGGCCGCGGAATCCGCCCCGTGGGTCGCGGACGCGGGGGCAGCGGGACTGGGAGGGGGGCGGCAGCGCTCCGAGAGACCGAGCCCCTTCCCGGCGCCAGCCGCGCCGCGCCGGAGAGCGCCGTCGGTCTGGACATGCGCAGGCGGCCTCCGCCCCGCGGCCCGCGCGACCCTCCCCCGGGCCCGCGTCCCCTCCCCCGGgccggcgcgccccgccccgtcccaccCGCCGCCCGGGCAGGGGCGGAGCCCGGCGCGCCGCGCTCGCCTCCCGCCCCCCGGGGACGCTCGGGGCCCCCCGGGCTCTCCACGTCCCCGTGCCcgcaccagccccgccctccgggcgccccccgcgcccccgccacgCGGCGCCGGCCCGGCTCCGGGAAGGGGAGGCCCCGCGCCTTCCGAGCGCTGATGTCATCGGCAGCGTCCACAGCCCGGCCCCGGcttcccccgcgccccccgccccgtcctcccGGCCAGCCTTGGCCCAGCCTCAGGGGAACCGGTTTCCAGCGCCACGCGCGTGGCCGCCTGCCCACGGGCTCGTGGAGGGCGAGGCGCACCTGTCCCCGAGCCCAGGGGCGATCCGGGAGAGGCGGCGACCAGGGCGACCCGGAACTGCGAGGCTCTTCTCTGGCcctgcgcccgccccgccctgcgcccccctcccccagccctgcgcgCCCCTCTCAGGcctgcaccccctccccgccctgcgcCCCCCGCCACGTTGCTCTAACAAGGCAGATTTCACAGCTGAGATGGCGCCCGGGTCCTGGCAGTGGCCTCAGCACTGGGTCACAAGCTCGGGCTGA